From Pseudomonas sp. StFLB209, a single genomic window includes:
- a CDS encoding TonB-dependent receptor gives MSAPSRLSPLAIGISALLGAGFVSAASTTLPELSINANAEQEETSPRVKEVSTATRTSTPVRYVPQAIDTVKTANVLDYGVKDLGTALSGLPNISDSSDTRFDGLRIRGFDASNDFYLDGIRDDSQYVRDLHNTERLEVLKGPAAVLYGRGSQGGIVNRVSKAPQAGRRSTLEAQGGTNDLRSLYADLSTDPSENISLRLNLGNMDSNSFRDDISSHRQLFAPSMSWQLTPELNWLVQYEYSRFDRTPDRGIPGIGGRPADVSRDTTYGDSRDYIDDKAQSLRSKLSYELNERWQLRQTLGIFKLDSDFDNTYLTGYTAATNRVTRARFQQDLHTRNVFNNIELEGSFDTFGLEHRVLTGIEVGNQRRDPRLYSAANGSVPSLDPYNPDRNQRHTGLMSPSSHNYTEVDSRALYVQDQLRLNDQWQLLGGLRYDRFEVDTTNRLRGISEARDSHSTSPRVGLVWTPLPEHSFYASWTKTFSPVGGGLIGITPGATGNTNDVSPELTKQKEIGVKSDWLNDRLSTTLAIYELELYNRRTTDPNDPSLTILTGMQRSRGVELTATGQLAGNWYVRGGIGIQNATIVEDNNGLAGNRVSNVAKRNGSVFLTWKPESGWYAETGLTLVGQRYADNQNTTVLPGYGRWDALAGYRQKDWDLRAALNNLTDQDYYSSATSAGQIRLGDPRSLVVTGTYSF, from the coding sequence ATGTCTGCCCCATCACGCCTTTCGCCCTTGGCTATCGGCATCTCAGCCCTGCTTGGCGCAGGTTTTGTCAGCGCCGCCTCGACCACCCTGCCAGAACTGTCGATCAACGCCAACGCTGAACAGGAAGAAACCAGCCCACGGGTCAAAGAGGTCAGCACCGCGACACGCACCTCAACCCCGGTCCGCTATGTGCCGCAGGCCATCGACACGGTCAAGACCGCCAACGTGCTGGACTATGGTGTCAAGGACCTGGGCACGGCGCTGAGCGGCCTGCCGAACATCAGCGACAGTTCCGATACCCGCTTTGACGGCCTGCGTATTCGCGGCTTCGATGCCAGCAACGACTTCTATCTGGACGGCATCCGCGACGACAGCCAGTACGTCCGCGACCTGCACAACACCGAGCGGCTGGAAGTTCTCAAAGGCCCGGCGGCGGTGCTTTACGGACGTGGCAGCCAGGGCGGTATCGTCAACCGGGTCAGCAAGGCACCGCAGGCCGGACGCCGCTCGACCCTCGAAGCCCAAGGCGGCACCAATGACCTGCGCAGCCTGTACGCCGACCTGAGCACCGACCCCAGCGAGAACATCAGCCTGCGCCTGAACCTGGGCAACATGGACAGCAACAGCTTCCGTGATGACATCTCCAGCCATCGCCAGTTATTCGCCCCGTCGATGAGCTGGCAACTGACCCCGGAGCTGAACTGGCTGGTGCAGTACGAGTACAGCCGCTTCGACCGCACCCCGGATCGTGGCATTCCGGGTATCGGTGGCCGCCCGGCGGACGTCAGCCGCGACACCACTTACGGCGACAGCCGCGACTACATCGACGACAAGGCCCAGTCGCTGCGCTCAAAGCTCAGTTATGAGCTCAACGAACGCTGGCAACTGCGCCAGACCCTGGGGATCTTCAAACTCGACAGCGATTTTGATAACACCTACCTGACCGGCTATACCGCCGCGACCAACCGGGTCACCCGCGCGCGCTTCCAGCAAGACCTGCATACCCGCAATGTCTTCAACAACATCGAGCTTGAAGGCAGCTTCGACACCTTTGGCCTGGAACACCGGGTGCTGACCGGCATCGAAGTGGGCAACCAGCGCCGCGATCCCAGGCTCTACAGCGCCGCCAACGGTTCGGTGCCCTCGCTCGATCCCTATAACCCGGACCGCAACCAGCGGCACACCGGGCTGATGAGCCCGTCGAGCCACAACTACACCGAGGTCGACAGCCGCGCACTGTATGTACAGGATCAACTGCGCCTGAACGACCAATGGCAACTGCTCGGCGGTTTGCGCTACGACCGCTTCGAGGTCGACACCACCAACCGCCTGCGCGGTATCAGCGAAGCCCGTGACAGCCATAGCACCAGTCCGCGTGTCGGCCTGGTCTGGACGCCACTGCCAGAACACTCGTTCTATGCCTCCTGGACCAAGACCTTCTCACCGGTCGGCGGTGGCCTGATCGGTATCACCCCCGGAGCCACCGGCAATACCAATGATGTCAGCCCAGAGTTGACCAAGCAGAAGGAAATCGGCGTCAAGAGCGACTGGCTCAATGATCGTCTGAGCACCACCCTGGCCATTTATGAGCTGGAGCTTTACAACCGCCGCACAACCGATCCGAACGACCCGAGCCTGACCATTCTCACCGGCATGCAGCGCTCACGCGGCGTGGAACTGACGGCCACCGGGCAATTGGCTGGCAACTGGTACGTGCGCGGCGGCATCGGCATTCAGAACGCAACCATCGTCGAGGACAACAATGGCCTGGCGGGCAACCGGGTCAGTAACGTCGCCAAGCGCAACGGCAGTGTATTCCTGACCTGGAAGCCGGAAAGCGGCTGGTACGCCGAAACCGGCCTGACCCTGGTCGGCCAGCGCTATGCAGATAACCAGAACACCACGGTACTGCCTGGCTACGGCCGCTGGGATGCCCTGGCCGGCTACCGGCAGAAGGACTGGGACCTGCGTGCGGCACTGAATAACCTGACCGACCAGGACTACTACAGTTCGGCCACCAGCGCCGGGCAGATCCGTCTCGGTGATCCGCGCAGCCTGGTGGTGACCGGGACCTATAGCTTCTGA
- a CDS encoding class II 3-deoxy-7-phosphoheptulonate synthase: protein MNQPWSPDSWRALPIQQQPLYPDAAHVQRVEQTLAGFPPLVFAGEARELRRQFAEVTEGRAFLLQGGDCAESFAEFSAAKIRDTFKVLLQMAIVMTFASGCPVVKVGRMAGQFAKPRSANDETIDGVTLPAYRGDIVNGIGFDSRSRVPDPDRLLQAYHQSTATLNLLRAFAQGGFADLHQVHQWNLDFIANSALAEKYSQLANRIDETLAFMRACGLDSAPQLRETSFFTAHEALLLNYEAAFVRRDSLTQDFYDCSAHMLWIGDRTRQLDGAHVEFLRGVHNPIGVKVGPSMNTEDLIRLIDILNPDNDPGRLNLIARMGADKVGDHLPGLIRAVEREGRKVLWSSDPMHGNTIKASSGYKTRDFAQILSEVKQFFQVHQAEGTHAGGIHIEMTGQNVTECIGGARPITEDGLSDRYHTHCDPRMNADQSLELAFLIADTLKQVKR, encoded by the coding sequence ATGAACCAACCGTGGAGCCCGGACAGCTGGCGGGCCTTGCCGATCCAGCAACAACCCCTGTACCCCGATGCCGCTCATGTGCAGCGCGTCGAGCAGACCCTGGCCGGTTTTCCGCCACTGGTGTTCGCCGGTGAGGCACGCGAGTTGCGCCGCCAGTTTGCCGAAGTGACCGAGGGGCGCGCCTTCCTGCTGCAGGGCGGTGATTGCGCCGAGAGCTTCGCAGAATTCTCCGCTGCGAAGATTCGCGATACCTTCAAGGTCTTGCTGCAGATGGCAATTGTCATGACCTTTGCCTCGGGCTGCCCGGTGGTCAAGGTCGGGCGCATGGCTGGCCAGTTCGCCAAGCCGCGCTCGGCCAATGATGAAACCATCGATGGCGTGACCCTGCCGGCCTACCGCGGCGACATCGTCAACGGCATCGGCTTCGACAGCCGGAGCCGTGTGCCGGACCCGGACCGCCTGTTGCAGGCCTACCATCAGTCCACCGCCACCCTGAACCTGCTGCGCGCCTTCGCCCAGGGCGGCTTTGCCGACCTGCATCAGGTCCATCAATGGAACCTGGATTTCATCGCCAACTCGGCACTGGCTGAAAAATACAGCCAACTGGCCAACCGTATCGACGAGACCCTGGCCTTTATGCGCGCCTGCGGCCTGGACAGCGCCCCGCAACTGCGCGAAACCAGTTTTTTCACCGCACATGAAGCGCTGCTGCTCAACTATGAAGCGGCCTTCGTGCGCCGTGACAGCCTGACCCAGGACTTTTACGACTGCTCGGCACACATGCTCTGGATCGGCGACCGTACCCGACAGCTCGACGGCGCCCATGTCGAGTTCTTGCGCGGCGTGCATAACCCGATCGGGGTCAAGGTCGGCCCGAGTATGAACACCGAGGATCTGATTCGTTTGATCGATATCCTCAACCCGGACAATGACCCAGGGCGCCTGAACCTGATTGCGCGGATGGGCGCTGACAAGGTCGGTGATCACCTGCCGGGGCTGATCCGCGCCGTCGAGCGCGAAGGCCGCAAAGTGCTGTGGAGTTCCGACCCGATGCATGGCAATACCATCAAGGCCAGCAGCGGCTACAAGACCCGCGACTTTGCGCAGATCCTCAGTGAGGTGAAGCAGTTCTTCCAGGTTCATCAGGCCGAAGGCACACATGCCGGCGGCATTCATATCGAGATGACCGGGCAGAACGTCACCGAATGCATTGGCGGTGCACGGCCGATCACCGAGGATGGCTTGTCAGACCGCTATCACACCCATTGCGACCCGCGGATGAACGCCGACCAGTCGCTGGAGCTGGCGTTCCTGATTGCCGATACGCTGAAACAGGTCAAGCGTTGA
- a CDS encoding MarR family winged helix-turn-helix transcriptional regulator, whose amino-acid sequence MTDTPSTCDALKLDNQLCFALYSTSLMMTKVYKPLLQALGLTYPQYLAMLVLWERDGLTVGEISTRLLTDPGSLTPLLKRLEGEGLLSRTRSKDDERVVLLHLTEQGRALQLKAQAVPNCILSASGLDLERLVKLQEQLLDLRDNLSTHR is encoded by the coding sequence ATGACTGACACACCTTCGACCTGCGACGCGCTGAAACTGGATAACCAGTTGTGCTTTGCGCTGTATTCCACCTCATTGATGATGACCAAGGTCTACAAACCGCTGCTCCAGGCGTTGGGCCTGACCTATCCGCAGTACTTGGCCATGCTGGTGCTCTGGGAACGTGACGGTCTGACGGTGGGAGAAATCAGCACCCGTCTACTCACCGACCCCGGCTCCCTGACCCCCTTGCTCAAGCGCCTGGAAGGCGAAGGCCTGCTCAGCCGTACCCGCAGCAAGGACGATGAGCGCGTGGTCCTGCTGCACCTGACCGAGCAGGGCCGTGCCCTGCAACTCAAGGCACAAGCCGTCCCCAATTGCATTCTCTCGGCCAGCGGCCTGGACCTGGAACGACTGGTCAAGCTGCAAGAGCAATTGCTGGACCTGCGCGACAACCTGAGCACGCATCGCTGA
- a CDS encoding sulfite exporter TauE/SafE family protein → MIDVVMFVLLGAAMGTLGGLFGIGGGLVAIPALGVLFGLDQQLAQGTALLMVLPNVLLALWRYNQRNRIQLRHALMLIVPSFIFAWLMSLWAVSLDPQSMRLGFVGFLLILIVFNLMQMIRSTTRLGAGLQRERWLWLLGVGSGITGGLFGVGGGVVATPILTSLFGASQVVAQGLALALAAPSTGITLLTYAWHQHVDWHMGVPLAVGGLASISWGVKLAHSLPERQLRKLFCVFLMVCAVILALKV, encoded by the coding sequence GTGATTGATGTGGTGATGTTTGTGTTGCTCGGTGCGGCGATGGGCACGCTGGGTGGCTTGTTCGGGATTGGTGGCGGGTTGGTGGCGATCCCGGCGCTGGGCGTGTTGTTCGGCCTGGATCAGCAACTGGCTCAGGGCACGGCGCTGTTGATGGTGTTGCCCAACGTGTTGCTGGCGCTATGGCGCTATAACCAGCGCAACAGGATTCAACTGCGCCACGCGCTGATGCTGATTGTGCCCAGTTTTATTTTTGCCTGGCTGATGTCGCTGTGGGCAGTCAGCCTGGACCCGCAGAGCATGCGCCTGGGGTTTGTCGGCTTTCTGCTGATACTGATCGTTTTCAATCTGATGCAGATGATCCGCAGCACGACCCGGCTCGGGGCTGGCCTTCAGCGCGAGCGCTGGCTCTGGTTGCTGGGGGTTGGTTCAGGGATTACCGGCGGGCTGTTCGGTGTCGGTGGCGGCGTGGTGGCGACGCCGATTCTGACCAGCCTGTTCGGTGCCAGTCAGGTGGTGGCCCAAGGCTTGGCACTGGCGCTGGCCGCGCCAAGTACCGGCATCACGTTGCTGACCTACGCCTGGCACCAGCATGTTGATTGGCACATGGGCGTGCCACTGGCGGTGGGCGGCCTGGCCAGCATCAGTTGGGGCGTCAAGCTTGCGCATTCGCTGCCGGAGCGGCAGTTGCGCAAGCTGTTCTGCGTGTTCCTGATGGTTTGCGCGGTGATCCTCGCGCTCAAGGTCTGA
- a CDS encoding elongation factor P, with protein MKTGKELKPGTVIRIDNDPWLVQKAEFTKSGRNSAIMKTKLKNLLTGYKTETVYGADDKLDDVILDRKEATLSFISGDTYTFMDTTDYTMYELNAEDIDAVLPFVEEGMTDVCEAVFFEERLVSVELPTTIVRQVDYTEGSARGDTSGKVMKPAKLKNGTELSVADFIEIGDMIEIDTREGGSYKGRAK; from the coding sequence ATGAAAACTGGTAAAGAGCTGAAACCCGGCACCGTGATTCGTATCGACAACGATCCTTGGCTGGTTCAAAAGGCTGAGTTCACCAAGTCCGGCCGTAACAGCGCGATCATGAAGACCAAGCTGAAAAACCTGCTGACCGGCTACAAGACTGAAACTGTCTACGGTGCAGACGACAAGCTGGACGATGTGATCCTGGACCGCAAGGAAGCCACCCTGTCGTTCATCAGCGGTGACACCTACACGTTCATGGACACCACCGACTACACCATGTACGAGCTGAACGCCGAAGACATCGACGCCGTTCTGCCATTCGTCGAAGAAGGCATGACCGACGTTTGCGAAGCCGTGTTCTTCGAAGAGCGTCTGGTTTCGGTAGAGCTGCCGACCACCATCGTGCGTCAGGTTGACTACACCGAAGGTTCCGCTCGTGGCGACACCTCTGGCAAAGTGATGAAGCCTGCCAAACTGAAAAACGGCACCGAGCTGAGCGTTGCTGACTTCATCGAAATCGGCGACATGATCGAGATCGATACCCGTGAAGGCGGTTCCTACAAAGGCCGTGCCAAATAA
- a CDS encoding ComEA family DNA-binding protein — protein MRNVLLSSVLSVLLATASLTSVANPMGAAANPMAAETMPLGAEAMAGQAQQVADKININTADALTLQKALSGVGLNKANAIVAYRESNGNFTSVDELIEVSGIGKTLLDRNRDKLAIE, from the coding sequence ATGCGTAATGTATTGCTTTCTTCTGTTTTGTCCGTCCTGCTGGCAACTGCCTCCCTGACGTCTGTTGCCAACCCGATGGGGGCTGCTGCCAATCCCATGGCGGCTGAAACCATGCCCCTGGGGGCTGAAGCCATGGCCGGCCAGGCCCAGCAGGTCGCTGACAAAATCAACATTAATACCGCAGATGCCTTGACCCTGCAGAAAGCGCTGTCCGGCGTTGGCCTGAACAAGGCCAATGCCATCGTGGCGTACCGTGAAAGCAATGGTAACTTCACCTCGGTCGACGAGCTCATCGAGGTCAGTGGCATCGGCAAGACCCTGCTCGACAGGAATCGTGACAAGCTGGCCATCGAGTAA
- a CDS encoding aromatic amino acid transport family protein, giving the protein MNDQANSVVERLDTVPAENAAWNRNDTTWMLGLFGTAIGAGTLFLPISAGIGGFWPLMALAILAFPMTFFAHRGLTRFVLSGRSGGDITEVVEEHFGKGAGAMITLLYFFAIFPILLIYSVGLTNTVSSFLVNQLHIAPPPRALLAFALILGLLAVVRCGERVIVKVMSMMVYPFIVSLLFLAVFLIPHWNGGILSTASTLPEPATFLPALWLAIPVMVFSFNHTPIISAFAVDQKRLYGEQADARSSKILSRAHLLMVLMVLFFVFSCVLTLSPAQLAEAKAQNLSVLSYLANHFQNPTIAFAAPLIALVAISKSFLGHYIGASEGFKGLVLKSGARPGSKALDRLTALCMLVVCWIVATINPSILGMIETLGGPVISVLLFLMPMYAIRKVPAMRKYSGKLSNVFVVMSGVVAISALVWSLTH; this is encoded by the coding sequence ATGAACGATCAGGCCAATAGCGTCGTAGAACGCCTGGATACAGTCCCCGCAGAGAATGCTGCTTGGAATCGCAACGATACCACCTGGATGCTGGGCCTGTTCGGCACCGCCATCGGCGCAGGTACCTTGTTCCTGCCCATCAGTGCCGGTATCGGCGGCTTCTGGCCTTTGATGGCGTTGGCGATCCTGGCTTTCCCGATGACCTTCTTTGCCCACCGCGGCCTGACCCGTTTCGTACTTTCGGGTCGCAGCGGCGGCGATATCACCGAGGTGGTCGAAGAACACTTCGGTAAAGGCGCCGGGGCAATGATTACCCTGCTGTATTTTTTCGCAATCTTCCCGATTCTGCTGATCTACAGCGTTGGCCTGACCAACACCGTCAGCAGCTTTCTGGTCAACCAGTTGCACATCGCGCCGCCGCCACGTGCATTGCTGGCGTTCGCGCTGATCCTCGGCCTGCTGGCGGTGGTGCGTTGCGGCGAGCGGGTCATCGTTAAAGTGATGAGCATGATGGTCTATCCGTTCATCGTCTCGCTGCTGTTTCTGGCGGTGTTCCTGATTCCGCACTGGAATGGCGGTATCCTCAGCACGGCCTCCACGCTGCCTGAGCCTGCGACCTTCCTGCCAGCCCTGTGGCTGGCGATCCCGGTGATGGTGTTCTCCTTCAACCACACGCCAATCATCTCGGCGTTCGCGGTGGATCAGAAGCGCCTGTACGGTGAGCAGGCCGATGCACGCAGTTCCAAAATTCTGTCCCGCGCCCATTTGCTAATGGTATTGATGGTGCTGTTCTTTGTGTTCAGTTGCGTGCTGACCCTGTCGCCGGCTCAACTGGCTGAAGCCAAAGCCCAGAACCTTTCAGTGTTGTCCTACCTGGCTAACCACTTCCAGAACCCGACCATCGCGTTTGCCGCGCCGCTGATCGCGCTGGTGGCGATCTCCAAGTCGTTCCTGGGGCATTACATCGGCGCCAGTGAGGGCTTCAAGGGGCTGGTGCTGAAGTCCGGCGCGCGTCCGGGCAGCAAGGCTCTGGATCGTCTGACAGCGCTGTGCATGCTGGTGGTGTGCTGGATCGTTGCGACCATCAACCCAAGTATCCTGGGCATGATCGAAACCCTGGGCGGGCCGGTGATCTCGGTGTTGCTGTTTCTGATGCCGATGTACGCGATCCGTAAGGTGCCGGCCATGCGCAAATACTCGGGCAAGCTGTCCAACGTGTTTGTGGTGATGTCCGGTGTGGTAGCGATTTCTGCGCTGGTCTGGTCGTTGACCCACTAA
- a CDS encoding organic hydroperoxide resistance protein, producing the protein MKALYTAVATSTGGRDGRAISSDNILDVKLATPKELGGAGGQATNPEQLFAAGYSACFIGALKFVAGQSKRSIPADASITAHVGIGQIEGGFGLDIDLHISLPGLEQADAQQLVDAAHKVCPYSNATRGNVDVRLHVTV; encoded by the coding sequence ATGAAAGCGCTCTACACCGCAGTAGCAACCTCCACCGGTGGCCGTGACGGCCGTGCGATCTCCAGTGACAACATTCTCGATGTGAAGCTGGCCACCCCAAAAGAACTCGGCGGCGCGGGCGGTCAAGCCACCAACCCTGAGCAACTGTTCGCCGCCGGCTACTCGGCCTGCTTCATCGGCGCCCTGAAGTTCGTGGCGGGCCAGAGCAAGCGTAGTATCCCGGCAGACGCTTCGATCACCGCTCACGTGGGCATTGGTCAGATTGAGGGTGGCTTCGGTCTGGACATCGACCTGCATATCAGCCTGCCGGGCCTGGAACAGGCTGACGCCCAGCAACTGGTCGATGCAGCGCATAAGGTCTGCCCGTACTCCAACGCCACCCGTGGCAACGTTGATGTACGCCTGCACGTGACCGTCTGA
- a CDS encoding GreA/GreB family elongation factor — protein MDKNHLLHLIVERLQHDLDIAVRAAQTAYEAATHEENIAENKYDTLGLEASYLAAGQARRVEEIRQALSVYQQTACKPFDEQRGIQVGDLVMLETEHGDSRQLFLGPDAAGLKIQADDQLITVITSRAPLGHSLLGKAEGDSVEIVVSGQRQVFEVTQAL, from the coding sequence ATGGACAAAAATCACCTGCTGCACCTGATCGTCGAACGCTTGCAGCATGACCTCGACATTGCCGTGCGTGCCGCACAAACAGCCTATGAGGCCGCGACCCACGAAGAGAACATTGCCGAAAACAAGTACGACACGCTGGGCCTGGAGGCCTCCTATCTGGCCGCCGGCCAGGCACGCCGGGTCGAAGAGATTCGTCAGGCGCTGAGCGTTTATCAGCAGACAGCGTGCAAACCCTTCGACGAACAACGCGGGATTCAGGTCGGCGATCTGGTGATGCTCGAAACCGAGCACGGTGACTCGCGCCAGCTATTTCTGGGACCCGATGCCGCAGGCCTGAAGATTCAGGCCGATGACCAGTTGATCACGGTGATCACCTCACGCGCACCGCTGGGCCACAGCCTGCTGGGCAAGGCTGAAGGCGATAGCGTGGAAATCGTCGTCAGCGGTCAGCGTCAGGTCTTCGAGGTCACGCAAGCACTGTGA
- the earP gene encoding elongation factor P maturation arginine rhamnosyltransferase EarP, with product MQVSWDIFCDVVDNYGDVGVTWRLARQLVAEHGFAVRLWINDLSAFVRLCPHADPVAARQCQAGVEVCHWPEDWQPASIPDVVLEAFACRVPEAYTQAMLQRSPRPVWLNLDYLSAEDWVSGCHGLPSPQANGLKKFFFFPGFTEQTGGLLREQSLIAQRQAFQADPAAQQDFLRGLGVQPESGARLISLFAYENPALGSWLDQLLGEGVVTHLLVPQGRIVGDLQRWLGEGGLQAGAIRRRGALTIQVLPFVAQEQYDRLLWCCDFNVVRGEDSFVRAQWAARPMLWHIYQQQDDAHRPKLEAFLALYLATLPAEAAQTTAELWRAWSAGEEVQEGWQQLNRYWPQMREHAEHWCQQQAARSDLASALVQFYRNSL from the coding sequence ATGCAAGTTTCATGGGACATCTTTTGCGATGTCGTGGATAACTACGGCGATGTAGGCGTCACCTGGCGTCTGGCCCGCCAATTGGTGGCCGAGCATGGCTTTGCCGTACGCTTGTGGATCAACGATCTGTCGGCCTTCGTGCGCCTGTGCCCGCACGCCGATCCAGTGGCGGCCCGGCAGTGCCAGGCCGGCGTTGAGGTCTGCCACTGGCCTGAGGATTGGCAGCCTGCCTCAATTCCCGATGTTGTGCTCGAAGCCTTTGCCTGTCGCGTGCCCGAGGCCTACACCCAGGCCATGTTGCAACGCAGCCCGCGACCGGTATGGCTGAACCTCGATTATCTGAGTGCCGAGGACTGGGTCAGTGGCTGTCATGGTCTGCCATCGCCGCAAGCCAATGGTTTGAAGAAGTTCTTCTTCTTTCCAGGCTTTACCGAGCAGACTGGCGGCTTGCTCCGTGAGCAGTCGCTGATTGCCCAACGCCAGGCGTTTCAGGCCGACCCCGCTGCCCAGCAGGATTTCCTGCGCGGGCTTGGGGTACAGCCTGAGTCCGGTGCGCGGTTGATTTCGCTGTTCGCTTATGAAAATCCGGCATTAGGCAGTTGGCTGGACCAGTTGCTGGGCGAAGGCGTTGTCACCCACTTGCTGGTGCCGCAAGGGCGCATTGTCGGCGACTTGCAGCGCTGGCTGGGGGAGGGCGGCCTGCAAGCCGGTGCCATTCGTCGGCGCGGGGCTTTGACCATTCAAGTGCTGCCGTTCGTAGCTCAGGAACAATACGACCGCTTGTTGTGGTGCTGCGATTTCAATGTGGTGCGCGGCGAAGACTCGTTCGTCCGGGCGCAATGGGCTGCGCGGCCGATGCTTTGGCACATTTATCAGCAGCAGGACGATGCCCACCGGCCCAAGCTGGAGGCGTTTCTGGCGCTCTACCTTGCGACATTGCCCGCAGAAGCTGCGCAGACGACTGCCGAGCTGTGGCGCGCCTGGAGCGCCGGGGAGGAGGTGCAAGAGGGCTGGCAGCAACTGAATCGATATTGGCCGCAAATGCGTGAGCATGCAGAACATTGGTGCCAACAGCAGGCAGCGCGCAGCGACCTCGCCTCAGCGCTGGTACAGTTTTACCGAAATTCGCTATGA